A stretch of Candidatus Cloacimonadota bacterium DNA encodes these proteins:
- a CDS encoding cupin domain-containing protein has product MEKYQDILDKLNMMPHPEGGFYRRNWQSQISGDLRDSTGKVIFPERLAGSSILYLLPHTMVCRWHRVQCDEMWHHYHGTPLRLYLLSAQKGLQTQILGADVSAGQLPQFIIPRQTWFATELEESAGFAFCGCTLWPAFSYTDFEMAESGALADEFPAQRELIERIQTHPQ; this is encoded by the coding sequence ATGGAAAAATACCAAGATATCCTGGACAAACTGAACATGATGCCCCATCCCGAGGGCGGTTTCTACCGGCGCAACTGGCAATCGCAGATCAGCGGCGACCTCAGGGACAGCACCGGCAAGGTGATCTTTCCGGAGCGGCTGGCGGGATCGTCGATCCTCTATCTTTTGCCCCACACGATGGTTTGCAGGTGGCACCGGGTGCAGTGTGACGAGATGTGGCACCACTACCACGGCACGCCGCTGCGGCTCTACCTGCTTTCGGCCCAGAAAGGGCTCCAGACGCAGATCCTGGGCGCGGACGTGAGCGCCGGCCAGCTGCCCCAGTTCATCATTCCGCGCCAAACCTGGTTCGCGACCGAGCTGGAGGAATCCGCGGGCTTCGCCTTTTGCGGCTGCACGCTGTGGCCGGCTTTTTCCTACACCGATTTTGAGATGGCCGAGTCCGGCGCTTTGGCCGACGAGTTTCCCGCCCAGCGCGAGTTGATCGAGCGCATCCAAACCCACCCCCAATAA
- a CDS encoding PhoH family protein encodes MADKIFILDTNVLIHNPQALFSFEENHVVIPIVVIEEIDQFKKGVDEKSRNARQIGRYLDALRTRGSLQEGVTMDNGGTVQVSVNKDVTDAASQLFFLDRIDNLIIGTALYFQQKYPQDLVTLVSKDANVRIKADSVGINAENFETDNIKFEELYTGWETKELEDAEFDSINGRKYIANPFGELCPNQFIRFFRKSTPDTVRTLRYNKSANALYKLQSYQGELVYGIKARNFEQEMALDLLLDDTVRLVSLSGKAGTGKTLLAMAAGLQKVVEEQKYTRLVISRPISPLGQALGYLPGTKSDKFNPWMQPIYDNMDILLALHEDIKSENMKGKRKPSLEDFMDYGFLELEPLTYIRGRSLPDQFIIIDEAQNLTPHEMKTIITRAGENTKVVLTGDPYQIDIPYLDSSSNGLSVAVEKLKNEDIVGHITLEKGERSQLADLAAKFF; translated from the coding sequence TTGGCTGACAAAATTTTCATCCTGGACACCAACGTCCTCATTCACAACCCCCAGGCCCTCTTTTCCTTTGAAGAAAACCACGTGGTGATCCCCATCGTGGTGATCGAGGAGATCGACCAATTCAAGAAAGGCGTGGACGAAAAGAGCCGCAACGCACGCCAGATCGGCCGCTACCTGGACGCCCTGAGAACGCGGGGCAGCCTGCAGGAAGGCGTGACCATGGACAACGGCGGCACGGTGCAGGTCTCGGTGAACAAAGATGTGACTGACGCCGCCTCACAGCTCTTTTTCCTGGACCGCATCGACAACCTGATCATAGGCACCGCGCTCTATTTCCAGCAAAAATACCCCCAGGACCTGGTGACGCTGGTCTCCAAGGACGCCAACGTGCGCATCAAAGCCGACAGCGTGGGCATCAACGCCGAGAATTTCGAGACGGACAACATCAAGTTCGAAGAGCTCTACACCGGCTGGGAAACCAAGGAACTGGAGGACGCGGAATTTGACTCCATCAACGGCCGGAAATACATCGCCAATCCCTTTGGGGAGCTGTGTCCGAACCAGTTCATCCGCTTCTTCCGCAAATCCACCCCGGACACAGTTCGCACCCTTCGCTATAACAAGAGCGCGAACGCCCTCTACAAGCTGCAGAGCTATCAGGGTGAACTGGTTTACGGGATCAAGGCGCGCAATTTTGAACAGGAAATGGCGCTGGACCTGCTGCTGGACGACACAGTCCGCCTGGTGAGCCTTTCGGGCAAGGCCGGCACGGGCAAGACCCTGCTGGCGATGGCGGCGGGGCTGCAAAAGGTTGTGGAAGAGCAAAAGTACACCCGGCTGGTGATCTCGCGGCCGATCTCACCGCTGGGGCAGGCCCTCGGCTACCTCCCCGGAACCAAGAGCGACAAATTCAACCCCTGGATGCAGCCCATCTACGACAACATGGACATCCTGCTGGCGCTGCACGAGGACATCAAAAGCGAGAACATGAAAGGCAAACGCAAGCCCAGCCTGGAAGATTTCATGGATTACGGCTTTCTGGAGCTGGAACCGCTCACCTACATCCGCGGCCGCAGCCTGCCGGACCAATTCATCATCATCGACGAGGCCCAAAACCTCACCCCGCACGAGATGAAGACCATCATCACCCGCGCCGGGGAAAACACCAAGGTGGTGCTCACCGGCGACCCCTACCAGATCGACATCCCCTACCTGGATTCCTCTTCCAACGGGCTTTCCGTGGCTGTGGAAAAACTGAAGAACGAGGACATCGTGGGCCACATCACCTTGGAAAAGGGCGAGCGTTCGCAGCTGGCGGACCTGGCCGCGAAGTTCTTTTAG
- a CDS encoding V-type ATP synthase subunit E, whose translation MSDQLQDLLQRVYDEGVNKAKAEAEAILDKAKAEAEAILQDAKAEAAKTVAGAQKEAADIAKNTDSDLKMAAQNTLSAVKQKLTEVLLSEAFDPKLKEAATDADFVKKLILEMVAAWKESGGTVSISKSLEGKLEQHFAQSLSASAGQGLKVEFSPQMKNGFAISPAGNDYKLSFTDEDFANLFKSYLRPRSSKILFKS comes from the coding sequence ATGAGCGACCAGCTGCAAGACCTTTTACAGCGCGTGTATGACGAGGGCGTGAACAAGGCGAAAGCGGAGGCCGAGGCGATTTTGGACAAAGCGAAAGCCGAGGCGGAGGCGATCCTGCAAGATGCCAAGGCGGAAGCGGCCAAGACCGTTGCCGGCGCCCAAAAAGAGGCGGCGGACATCGCCAAAAACACCGATTCGGACCTCAAGATGGCCGCGCAAAACACCCTGAGCGCGGTGAAGCAAAAGCTCACGGAAGTGTTGCTGAGCGAGGCTTTCGACCCCAAACTGAAGGAAGCCGCGACGGACGCGGATTTCGTGAAGAAACTGATCCTGGAAATGGTGGCCGCCTGGAAGGAATCCGGCGGGACGGTGAGCATCAGCAAGAGCCTGGAAGGCAAGCTGGAGCAGCATTTCGCGCAGAGCCTGAGCGCCAGCGCGGGCCAGGGCCTGAAGGTGGAGTTTTCGCCCCAGATGAAGAACGGCTTTGCCATCTCGCCCGCGGGCAACGACTATAAACTCAGCTTCACCGACGAGGATTTCGCCAACCTCTTCAAATCCTACCTGAGACCCCGCAGCAGCAAGATCCTCTTCAAATCCTGA
- a CDS encoding C25 family cysteine peptidase: protein MNLRKTFWALLLIGLAGWGKLPGQAGQLTFSPAPASTRLENNSDLGFELSFSISSASLETVASKGGDFSRLSLEGYGPSGRIGEPELPVLSKLIAVPLGASVSFEVISSQERVFSRTESGLEHPLAPSQPSLAKSQDPDKVPFEQNLASYSRDSFTDNPLFRLEEVGMMRGVRVYQFYFEPARYNPVSGELKITHQASIRVDFSGGDPAATEELLRKTASFEFEKLYRATLFNWRADDRDWVVRTPVKMLILCPASYTSYIQPFVDWKNQQGIQTSVTTVGTGGTVTNSAASIKTYLQNLWNNATAGNPMPTYLLIVGDVSGTIGIVTNTGGTGTHPTDLTYARLNGTDYLPELYYGRFSVASSTELQQVVSKTIIYEKTEMPDLSYLGKAVLIAGADTGHGPVEGNGQVNYGTTHYFNATNGVTTNAYLYPASETSDAAIIANANAGRGFMNYTAHGWEGGWGDPSFTTTDVAAMTNLNEYGVMVGNACLTGKFDYGVCFGEALIRRASRGAAGYIGASNSSYWGEDYWWAVGYKTPQAAAHPYDAAKLGAYDAMFHTHSETQDDWATNLGQTVYMGNSAVQQSSSGLKDYYWEIYNIMGDPSLSTYLKVPSAMSVTHTEYINPGTSTAVSVSTGVAYAYVGISWNNQFQAGGYANSSGVFNGYLYPSTPREYTLTVTAQNRITYTGTIYAGHIWTGAISTTWNIASNWNYGTVPGATNYVSVPSGLSRYPVIGTAAAICHTLSVDTGASVHLYTNSLTVANNVCMGGYLIISDAVDLNVDGSLTWQSGSTADISNASAEIYCAGNMTFQSGSNVQFDMGYLEFDGPSTSYLYNYSASTRLFNLRSDVEGTSNLYFSTNSTYDIYIDGNIWNYDGRSLICNYPGNVYLKGNLNDANVTAGRGVMWTAGTLVTNGASQTISLAGADAYLNHLSINSTGAVTLLNNLTVKGNLSLVSGSFNAWEYTLKVAGDWTNPLGPTAFSEVTSRVVFNGTAHQYVNGSETFNILEVANGAALRFSTGSAVSCAVYDWSSGGIDVNASGVTFTAQDLEDNGIAGGWWLSAASAINLYNPSPNDWVDLKGTLYISNGTFNVHGGSTASYWPYNGNGSITMSGGVLDFKDQGVYVYDPGSYTFSENITGGTIRVAGGFNVERYDFNPSGGTVELVGSIDGNLSHYSGSNFHKVTINKTVARTGGLQLPEFETDREGNAVPVTRTAGVNITDCLINNGLHIISANLVNINGIVTCANAINNYVANATLKVNAATFSSTGNLYIQSGGTLELVPGANVQIANAKSVFVQSGGRLQSIGDAAANATFNVYISGHYGLQVLPGGTIAAAYTSFQKLNGYGLYLAQGSTVDTSYPFDNCEFRDGAIAGYLIWIDSDQSFTVTNASFPTNAGSNARNVYKSSNGGHVYFSNWSGVFGGPAYENDTYNRVWWSGSGIPPVESVSISYMSSLNAVRLNWSYPFPATRYNIYRSAAPDGIYVYQGYTTNLTWSQTVPGDRYFYFLKAVGP, encoded by the coding sequence ATGAACCTTCGCAAAACATTTTGGGCGCTCCTGCTCATTGGCCTCGCGGGCTGGGGCAAGCTCCCCGGCCAGGCCGGCCAGCTCACTTTTTCCCCAGCTCCAGCCTCCACCCGGCTGGAAAACAATTCCGACCTGGGCTTCGAGCTCAGTTTCAGCATTTCCTCGGCCAGCCTGGAAACCGTGGCCAGCAAAGGCGGGGACTTCAGCCGGCTTTCCCTTGAGGGCTACGGCCCCAGCGGGCGGATCGGCGAGCCGGAGCTACCCGTCCTGAGCAAACTGATTGCCGTTCCCCTGGGCGCCAGTGTGAGCTTTGAGGTGATATCCAGCCAGGAAAGGGTGTTCAGCCGGACGGAGTCGGGCCTGGAACATCCGCTGGCCCCCTCCCAGCCCTCTCTGGCCAAAAGCCAGGACCCGGACAAGGTTCCCTTCGAGCAAAACCTGGCCAGCTACAGCCGGGATTCTTTCACGGACAATCCGCTGTTCCGCCTGGAGGAAGTGGGGATGATGAGGGGCGTGAGGGTGTATCAGTTCTACTTCGAGCCCGCGCGCTACAATCCGGTGAGCGGCGAGCTGAAGATCACCCATCAGGCCAGCATCCGCGTGGATTTCAGCGGAGGCGACCCGGCCGCCACGGAAGAGCTGCTGCGCAAAACCGCCTCCTTCGAATTTGAAAAACTCTACCGCGCCACCCTCTTCAACTGGCGCGCCGACGACCGCGACTGGGTGGTGCGCACCCCGGTGAAGATGCTCATCCTCTGTCCGGCCAGCTACACCAGCTACATCCAGCCTTTCGTGGACTGGAAAAACCAGCAGGGCATCCAGACCAGCGTTACCACCGTGGGCACCGGCGGAACCGTGACCAACAGCGCCGCCAGCATCAAAACCTATCTCCAAAACCTCTGGAACAACGCCACGGCGGGGAATCCCATGCCCACCTACCTCCTGATCGTGGGCGACGTTTCCGGTACGATCGGCATAGTGACCAACACCGGCGGCACCGGCACCCATCCCACGGACCTCACCTACGCGCGGCTGAACGGCACGGACTATCTGCCGGAGCTGTATTACGGGCGCTTTTCGGTTGCCTCCTCCACCGAACTCCAACAGGTGGTTTCCAAGACGATCATCTACGAGAAAACCGAGATGCCGGACCTCAGCTATCTGGGCAAAGCGGTTTTGATCGCAGGGGCTGACACTGGCCACGGACCAGTGGAGGGCAACGGCCAGGTGAACTACGGCACCACCCACTATTTCAACGCCACCAATGGAGTGACCACGAACGCCTATCTCTATCCCGCCTCGGAAACCAGCGACGCCGCCATCATCGCCAACGCCAACGCTGGCCGGGGCTTCATGAACTACACCGCCCACGGCTGGGAAGGAGGCTGGGGAGACCCCAGCTTCACCACCACCGACGTGGCCGCCATGACCAACCTGAACGAATACGGCGTGATGGTGGGCAACGCCTGCCTCACCGGCAAGTTCGACTACGGCGTCTGTTTCGGGGAAGCCCTCATCCGCCGCGCCTCCCGGGGTGCCGCGGGCTACATCGGGGCCAGCAACAGCAGCTACTGGGGTGAGGATTACTGGTGGGCGGTGGGCTATAAAACACCCCAGGCCGCGGCCCATCCCTACGATGCCGCCAAACTGGGCGCCTACGACGCCATGTTCCACACCCACAGCGAAACCCAGGACGACTGGGCCACAAACCTCGGCCAGACGGTTTACATGGGCAATTCCGCGGTGCAGCAGAGCAGCAGCGGGCTGAAAGACTATTACTGGGAGATCTACAACATCATGGGCGATCCCTCGCTCTCCACCTATCTGAAGGTTCCCAGCGCCATGAGCGTTACCCACACCGAATATATCAACCCCGGAACCTCCACCGCGGTTTCCGTGAGCACCGGCGTGGCCTACGCCTATGTGGGAATAAGCTGGAACAACCAGTTTCAAGCAGGCGGATACGCGAACTCCTCCGGAGTCTTCAATGGCTATCTGTATCCCTCCACGCCGCGGGAATACACACTCACCGTCACCGCTCAAAACAGGATCACCTACACCGGCACGATCTACGCGGGCCACATCTGGACCGGCGCCATCTCCACCACCTGGAACATCGCGTCCAACTGGAACTACGGCACGGTGCCCGGAGCAACGAATTACGTTTCGGTCCCCTCCGGCCTTTCCCGCTATCCCGTGATCGGCACCGCCGCCGCCATCTGCCATACTCTCAGCGTGGACACCGGAGCCAGCGTTCACCTTTACACCAATAGCCTCACGGTGGCCAACAACGTTTGCATGGGCGGCTATCTGATCATATCCGACGCCGTTGATCTGAACGTGGATGGCTCTTTAACCTGGCAGTCCGGCTCCACCGCCGATATCAGCAACGCCAGCGCCGAGATCTACTGCGCGGGCAATATGACCTTCCAGTCCGGTTCGAACGTCCAATTCGACATGGGCTACCTCGAGTTCGACGGCCCCAGCACATCCTACCTGTACAATTACAGCGCCAGCACCCGGCTCTTCAACCTCCGCTCCGATGTGGAGGGAACCAGCAATTTGTACTTCAGCACCAACAGCACTTACGACATCTACATCGACGGCAACATCTGGAACTATGACGGCCGCAGTCTGATCTGCAACTACCCGGGAAACGTTTATCTGAAAGGAAACCTGAACGATGCCAACGTTACTGCCGGCAGAGGGGTGATGTGGACCGCGGGGACCCTGGTGACCAACGGCGCCAGCCAAACCATCAGCCTGGCCGGAGCCGACGCCTACCTGAACCACCTCAGCATCAATTCCACCGGAGCCGTAACCCTGCTCAACAACCTGACGGTGAAAGGCAATCTCAGCCTGGTCAGCGGCAGCTTCAACGCCTGGGAATACACCCTGAAAGTGGCGGGGGACTGGACCAACCCGCTTGGCCCCACGGCCTTTAGTGAAGTAACTTCCCGGGTTGTCTTCAACGGCACCGCCCACCAATATGTGAACGGCAGCGAAACCTTCAACATCCTGGAAGTGGCCAATGGCGCCGCTCTGCGCTTCTCCACCGGCTCCGCCGTCAGCTGCGCCGTCTATGACTGGAGCTCCGGCGGGATCGACGTCAACGCCTCCGGAGTCACCTTCACGGCCCAGGATCTGGAGGACAACGGCATCGCCGGCGGCTGGTGGCTGAGCGCCGCGAGTGCCATCAATCTGTACAACCCCTCCCCGAATGACTGGGTGGACCTGAAAGGCACACTGTACATCAGCAACGGAACCTTCAATGTCCACGGGGGCAGCACAGCCTCCTACTGGCCTTACAACGGCAACGGCTCCATCACCATGAGCGGCGGTGTGCTGGATTTCAAGGACCAGGGGGTTTACGTCTATGACCCCGGTTCCTACACCTTTTCCGAGAACATCACCGGGGGTACCATCAGGGTGGCCGGGGGTTTCAATGTGGAACGCTACGATTTCAACCCCAGTGGCGGGACGGTCGAGCTGGTTGGCTCCATCGATGGCAACCTGAGCCATTACTCCGGCAGCAACTTCCACAAGGTGACCATCAACAAAACCGTGGCCAGGACCGGGGGGCTCCAGCTGCCTGAGTTTGAGACCGACCGCGAGGGCAATGCCGTGCCCGTGACCAGAACCGCGGGCGTGAACATCACCGACTGCCTGATCAACAACGGCCTGCATATCATAAGCGCGAACCTGGTGAACATCAACGGGATCGTGACCTGCGCGAACGCCATTAACAACTATGTGGCCAACGCGACCCTGAAAGTGAACGCCGCCACCTTCAGCTCCACCGGCAACCTGTACATCCAGAGCGGCGGGACGCTGGAACTGGTCCCCGGAGCTAATGTCCAGATCGCCAACGCCAAGTCGGTCTTTGTCCAGTCCGGCGGAAGGCTGCAATCGATCGGGGACGCCGCCGCCAACGCCACTTTCAACGTATACATCTCCGGCCATTACGGCCTGCAGGTGCTTCCCGGGGGAACCATCGCCGCGGCCTACACCAGCTTCCAAAAACTGAACGGCTACGGCCTGTATCTGGCCCAGGGCAGCACTGTGGACACGAGTTACCCCTTCGACAACTGCGAGTTCCGCGACGGCGCCATCGCCGGTTACCTGATCTGGATCGACAGCGACCAGAGCTTTACCGTGACCAACGCCTCCTTCCCCACCAACGCCGGCAGCAACGCCAGAAACGTCTATAAGAGCAGCAACGGCGGCCACGTCTATTTCTCCAACTGGAGCGGTGTTTTCGGCGGCCCGGCCTATGAAAACGATACCTACAACCGCGTCTGGTGGTCCGGCAGCGGGATCCCGCCGGTGGAATCAGTCTCCATCAGCTATATGTCCAGCCTGAACGCTGTCCGGCTGAACTGGAGCTATCCCTTCCCCGCCACTCGCTACAACATCTACCGCAGCGCGGCCCCGGACGGGATCTACGTTTACCAGGGATACACCACCAACCTCACCTGGAGCCAGACGGTGCCGGGAGACCGCTACTTCTATTTCTTGAAGGCCGTCGGACCCTGA
- the alr gene encoding alanine racemase: MAKEAVRERSWVEIDLAAFRANLRALKALMGANQGFIQIVKADAYGHGAREIARIALAEGAVALGVANPEEGKLLRVQGFREPVLILSPSLPSEIPGILDHELWPTLSDPAFARELDQACAERKIRCKVSLKLDSGMHRSGALSGDFGRLWKAVDQLPHLQVQSVFSHFAASESDPAFSQAQEEEFLATLKKYQVDAPWVHLANSAAVVNGFGKSLSVCRLGILSYGIYTHSSQREKIALKPVMTFKSTVAQIKEVPAGATVGYNRAWQAARPTRYAVIPVGYADGYDFLLSNRGTVSVKGALCPVIGRVSMDMICADISDAGKVDIGDEVVLLGNSAEELRAENLAAAYAGSAYELLCQVGRRAKRHYYDGKRLVTSSPLSRREFVSSDYPDSKLSQIIQAAISQRVNSEEMGELISREILRVFFFNKDREILYRRDFRHHISFSDSGDPRFWRAATTLSFSKTLQNDFFTVACANSEAALKTYFKRRDVEYRWLMDTNFELSPEAFSLSSVRIDGLELETKLHFRNACMEIRCSHPALRDLVGSEVRFEIDTLTLYPRASHQLSVFITELTHGVKISFSHPAELVPIECVPVFAGQNKYPRVSTGKNTITVATKAGEWVFPQSGVVFAY; the protein is encoded by the coding sequence ATGGCCAAAGAGGCGGTTCGCGAACGCAGCTGGGTGGAGATCGACCTGGCGGCTTTCCGCGCCAACCTGAGGGCTTTGAAGGCCCTGATGGGCGCGAACCAGGGCTTCATCCAGATCGTGAAGGCCGACGCCTATGGGCACGGCGCGCGCGAGATCGCCCGAATCGCCCTCGCGGAGGGGGCTGTGGCGCTGGGAGTGGCCAATCCCGAAGAGGGAAAACTGCTGCGCGTCCAGGGCTTCAGGGAACCCGTCCTGATCCTCTCACCCTCTCTTCCCAGCGAGATCCCGGGGATACTGGACCATGAGCTCTGGCCCACCCTTAGCGATCCGGCTTTTGCCCGGGAGCTGGACCAGGCCTGCGCTGAGCGCAAGATAAGGTGCAAGGTGAGCCTCAAGCTGGACAGCGGCATGCACCGCAGCGGGGCTTTGTCCGGGGATTTCGGGCGGCTCTGGAAGGCAGTGGACCAACTCCCCCATCTGCAGGTGCAGAGCGTGTTTTCCCACTTTGCCGCCAGCGAAAGCGACCCGGCTTTCAGCCAGGCCCAGGAAGAGGAATTTCTGGCCACCCTGAAAAAGTACCAGGTTGACGCCCCCTGGGTGCATCTGGCCAACAGCGCGGCGGTGGTGAACGGTTTCGGAAAATCTCTTTCCGTCTGCCGTCTGGGCATCCTCAGCTACGGCATCTACACCCATTCCTCCCAAAGGGAAAAGATCGCCCTGAAACCCGTGATGACCTTCAAATCCACGGTGGCGCAGATCAAAGAGGTCCCCGCCGGCGCCACGGTGGGCTACAACCGTGCCTGGCAAGCCGCCCGGCCCACGCGCTACGCCGTGATCCCGGTGGGTTACGCCGACGGCTACGACTTTTTGCTTTCGAACCGCGGGACCGTATCCGTAAAAGGAGCGCTCTGTCCAGTGATCGGCCGGGTTTCCATGGACATGATCTGCGCGGACATCAGCGACGCCGGCAAGGTGGATATTGGCGACGAAGTGGTGCTGCTGGGGAATTCCGCGGAGGAACTGAGAGCGGAAAACCTCGCGGCTGCTTATGCTGGCTCGGCCTATGAGCTGCTCTGCCAGGTGGGACGCCGCGCGAAAAGGCATTACTACGACGGCAAACGCCTGGTGACCTCCTCCCCCCTCTCGCGGCGGGAATTTGTCTCTTCGGACTATCCGGATTCCAAGCTCAGCCAGATCATCCAGGCCGCCATCAGCCAGCGCGTGAACAGCGAGGAAATGGGCGAGCTGATCTCGCGCGAGATCCTGCGGGTGTTTTTCTTCAACAAAGACCGCGAGATCCTCTACCGGCGGGACTTTCGCCACCACATCAGCTTCTCCGATTCTGGCGACCCCCGCTTCTGGCGCGCCGCCACCACCCTCAGCTTCAGCAAAACGCTGCAAAATGACTTTTTCACCGTTGCCTGTGCCAATTCCGAGGCGGCCCTGAAAACCTATTTCAAGCGCCGCGACGTGGAATACCGCTGGCTGATGGACACCAACTTCGAGCTCAGCCCGGAAGCCTTTTCCCTCTCCTCGGTGCGGATCGACGGGCTCGAACTGGAGACCAAACTCCACTTCCGCAACGCCTGCATGGAGATCCGCTGCTCCCATCCCGCCCTGCGTGATCTGGTGGGCTCCGAGGTCCGCTTCGAGATCGACACCCTCACCCTCTATCCCCGGGCTTCCCACCAACTCAGCGTTTTCATCACCGAACTCACCCACGGCGTGAAGATCAGCTTTTCCCATCCGGCGGAGCTGGTCCCGATCGAGTGCGTGCCCGTCTTCGCCGGCCAAAACAAGTATCCGCGGGTCTCCACCGGCAAAAACACCATCACCGTGGCCACCAAAGCCGGAGAGTGGGTCTTTCCCCAAAGCGGGGTGGTGTTCGCGTATTGA
- a CDS encoding sel1 repeat family protein encodes MKKLFVLLVLAALTLALAAEMFPEADLLLPAMRGDAEAQLRLGRAYIRYGLDYHEYVYEDYTVWDSCSVCVDTMAVASYPLYSQEGQQPVELPPHEEDLWNGSEWLASASELGNVYALNDYACCLMMGWGTMIEARKAFRLFKQAAEAGVPAAQYNLGWCYKYGLGVIKDPVEAYHWLLVASANGVRQAYGEQDYNNYCDASPLVEPKLVPEVTTRAKRTLDSLPVLPHDPDSLLLSL; translated from the coding sequence ATGAAAAAACTATTTGTATTACTGGTTTTGGCGGCTCTCACGCTGGCTCTAGCGGCTGAGATGTTTCCGGAAGCCGATCTGCTTTTACCGGCCATGCGGGGTGACGCTGAGGCTCAGTTGCGTCTGGGCCGGGCTTACATCAGGTACGGGCTGGATTATCATGAGTATGTCTATGAGGACTATACCGTTTGGGACAGCTGCTCTGTATGTGTGGACACTATGGCGGTAGCTTCTTATCCCCTGTACAGCCAGGAAGGGCAGCAGCCTGTAGAATTGCCGCCCCATGAAGAGGATCTGTGGAATGGCTCGGAATGGCTTGCTTCCGCCTCCGAGTTGGGTAATGTCTATGCCCTTAACGATTATGCCTGTTGCCTGATGATGGGTTGGGGCACCATGATCGAAGCCAGGAAAGCCTTTCGCCTGTTCAAACAGGCCGCGGAGGCCGGAGTGCCTGCCGCCCAGTATAATCTTGGCTGGTGCTACAAATACGGCCTGGGCGTCATCAAGGATCCCGTCGAGGCCTACCACTGGCTGCTTGTGGCCTCGGCCAACGGCGTCCGGCAGGCTTACGGAGAGCAGGATTATAACAACTATTGCGATGCTTCGCCACTGGTGGAGCCAAAGCTTGTGCCAGAAGTTACCACCAGGGCAAAAAGGACCCTGGATTCACTGCCAGTACTCCCGCACGATCCGGACTCGCTGCTGCTGTCTCTCTGA
- a CDS encoding TSUP family transporter — protein MTELISLTPLDYALVLPFIFLAGLIDSIAGGGGLISLPAYVAAGLPMHTALATNKFSSACGTVFSTARYLHAKMIDLPVALVSAVLALLGSYLGTRAVLLLSGDFLRWLLLVVIPVIAVLTLIRKNFGRQNHSRQLKLGLRLFLGGLAGLLIGFWDGFFGPGTGTFLILVYALLLHYDFVVANGNTKVVNLASNLAALTAFLIAGKVYFPLAVPAAAFGIAGNLIGSKLVVRNGNRLIKPIFVLALVLLLGRIVWDLFSR, from the coding sequence ATGACTGAACTCATCTCTCTCACCCCTCTCGACTACGCGCTCGTGCTGCCCTTCATCTTTCTGGCGGGTCTCATCGATTCCATCGCCGGCGGCGGCGGCCTGATCTCCCTCCCGGCCTACGTCGCGGCCGGATTGCCCATGCACACGGCCCTGGCCACGAACAAGTTTTCCTCCGCCTGCGGCACCGTCTTCAGCACAGCCCGCTACCTGCACGCGAAAATGATCGACCTCCCCGTGGCCTTGGTCAGCGCGGTTTTGGCGCTGCTCGGCTCGTATCTGGGCACCCGTGCCGTGCTCCTGCTTTCCGGCGATTTCCTGCGCTGGCTGCTGCTGGTGGTGATACCCGTGATCGCCGTGCTCACCCTCATCCGCAAGAATTTCGGCCGCCAAAACCATTCCCGCCAGCTCAAACTTGGCCTCAGGCTGTTTTTGGGAGGATTGGCCGGCCTTCTGATCGGCTTCTGGGACGGCTTTTTCGGCCCCGGTACCGGCACCTTCCTCATCCTGGTTTACGCGCTGCTGCTGCACTACGATTTTGTGGTGGCCAACGGCAACACCAAGGTGGTGAATCTTGCTTCCAATCTGGCCGCGCTCACCGCCTTCCTGATCGCCGGCAAGGTGTATTTCCCCCTGGCAGTGCCCGCCGCCGCCTTCGGCATCGCCGGAAACCTGATCGGCTCCAAACTGGTGGTCCGCAACGGCAACCGGCTTATCAAACCGATCTTTGTCCTCGCCCTGGTCCTGCTGCTGGGACGCATCGTCTGGGATCTCTTCAGTCGCTGA